The DNA segment CGCCCGACTTCTTCGGCGAGATCGTCAAGCGCCTGGGCGAAGCGGGGCTGACCGGACAGGCGGACGACGTCTGGCGGCGCGTGGTGATCGAGAAGCCCTTCGGCCGCGACTTCGACTCGGCCCGCGCGCTCAACGCGGAGCTTCGCGCCGTCCTCGAGGAGAGCCAGATCTACCGGATCGACCACTACCTGGGCAAGGAGACCGTGCAGAACATCATGGTCTTCCGCTTCGCCAACGGCCTCCTCGAGCCCGTCTGGAACCGCCGCTACGTCGACCACGTCCAGATCATGGTCGCCGAAGCCGTGGGCGTGGAGGATCGCGGCAACTACTACGAGAAGGCGGGCGTCCTCCGGGACATGGTCCAGAACCACATGTTCCAGCTCCTGAACCTTGTCGCCATGGAACCGCCGACCTCGTTCCAGGCCGACGCGGTCCGCGACGAGAAGGTGAAGGTGCTCAAGGCCATCCGATCGATGAAGCCCGAGGAGGTGCTGAAGCGAACGGTGCGCGGCCAGTACGGGCCCGGGGTCATCGGCGGCCAGCCCGTTGTCGGCTACCGGAGCGAGCCCAAGGTCGCGCCCGGCTCCAACACGGAGACGTACGCGGCGCTGGCGCTCCAGGTCGAGAACTGGCGGTGGGCCGGCGTGCCCTTCTACCTGCGCTCGGGCAAACGGCTTGGACGGCGCGACACGGAGATCATGATCCAGTTCAGACGGCCGCCGCTCCTGCTCTTCGACCAGCGTGAGGACCAGATCGACCCGAACCGGTTGGTGCTCCACATCCAGCCCGACGAAGGCATCGAGATCCAGATGAAGGCCAAGCATCCCGGGCCCACCATGGAGCTCAACACCGTCAAGCTCAAGTTCAGCTACAAGGAGTTCGGGGAGACGAGCGCGGCGACGGGGTACGAGCGACTACTCTATGACAGCATGGTGGGCGACTCGACGCTCTTCCACCGCGCCGACATGGTCGAGGAGGCCTGGCGGATTGCGACGCCGATCCTCGATGTCTGGGCATCGGTGACACCGCGCGATTTCCCGAACTACGCTGCGGGTTCCTGGGGGCCCGCCGCCGCCGACGCCCTGATTGGCCAGGATGGCCGCCACTGGTGGCTACCTACGTAGTCGGTGACCGTCCAAGATCGACCAGCAGCCCGGCCGTAGTTCGCACGCCCTGGAAGAGATGGTCCAGGCGCAAGTGCTCGTTGGGGCTGTGCTGGCGGTTGTTGGCGTTCGCATAGGGCACCAGGATGGTCGGCACCCGCAGGATGTCGGTGAAGGCCCAGATGGGCACGCTGCCGCCCATGGTCGGCGTGACGACGGCCTGCTGCCCTCCGTGCGCTCTCTCGACGGCTTCGACGACTTCACGGCAGATCGGCAGGTCGGCGGGCGTCTTGGCCGGGTCGTAGCCGCCCTTGTCTGACACGCGCACCGCCCGCCCGCGCAGTTGATCGGGCAGGGGCGCTTCCGCTCCCTCGATGACGTCGAAGCCCTGAGCCCGGATGTGTTCGATGACACGCCTGTACACGGTCTCGATCTTCTGGTTCTTGACCATGCGGATGTCGATGGCGACCGTCGTCTTGTGCGGGATGATGGTGTTGGCCTCCGCGCCGACGAACCCGCTCTGCAGGCCCCGTATGGTGAGCGTCGGGTGGAACATGATCTTCTCGAGGTAGTCCTGCGCCAGGCTGACGCCCAGCTCGCGCTCGAGCCCGTGGAGATCGAGCGGAACGCGCGCCATCAGCTCGCGCTCGGCCTGGGTCGGCGGAGCCACGCCGTCCTCGAAGCCTTCGATGAGGGGCGTGCCGTCGGGCGCGGCCATACTCGAGAGGAGCCCCGCCAGCCGCCAGTTGGGATTGGGCGCGGCGAAGTTTCCCGAGTGGAGGTCGCGCCGCGCGGACTCGATGGTCATCTCGAACTTGAGGACGCCCCGCGCGCCGAAGCTGATGGTCGGCCTGCCGCTACCGTGCTTGGGGCCGTCAGTGA comes from the Candidatus Methylomirabilota bacterium genome and includes:
- the zwf gene encoding glucose-6-phosphate dehydrogenase; its protein translation is MPQPAGLRPSPPCALVIFGAAGDLTKRKLLPAIYNLKASGLLPRQLAVVGVTRKEKSHEQFREEQSKDIREFATRSVDEALWKEIRDALYYQAGEFTDPATYSKLGALLKDVARDHATGGSVLFYLATPPDFFGEIVKRLGEAGLTGQADDVWRRVVIEKPFGRDFDSARALNAELRAVLEESQIYRIDHYLGKETVQNIMVFRFANGLLEPVWNRRYVDHVQIMVAEAVGVEDRGNYYEKAGVLRDMVQNHMFQLLNLVAMEPPTSFQADAVRDEKVKVLKAIRSMKPEEVLKRTVRGQYGPGVIGGQPVVGYRSEPKVAPGSNTETYAALALQVENWRWAGVPFYLRSGKRLGRRDTEIMIQFRRPPLLLFDQREDQIDPNRLVLHIQPDEGIEIQMKAKHPGPTMELNTVKLKFSYKEFGETSAATGYERLLYDSMVGDSTLFHRADMVEEAWRIATPILDVWASVTPRDFPNYAAGSWGPAAADALIGQDGRHWWLPT
- a CDS encoding M20/M25/M40 family metallo-hydrolase produces the protein EALTDWRVYARGASDDKGPIWCHLEALALMDELGLPPTVNLKFIFDGEEEIGSPFFGTLTEKHKDLLAADLVLVTDGPKHGSGRPTISFGARGVLKFEMTIESARRDLHSGNFAAPNPNWRLAGLLSSMAAPDGTPLIEGFEDGVAPPTQAERELMARVPLDLHGLERELGVSLAQDYLEKIMFHPTLTIRGLQSGFVGAEANTIIPHKTTVAIDIRMVKNQKIETVYRRVIEHIRAQGFDVIEGAEAPLPDQLRGRAVRVSDKGGYDPAKTPADLPICREVVEAVERAHGGQQAVVTPTMGGSVPIWAFTDILRVPTILVPYANANNRQHSPNEHLRLDHLFQGVRTTAGLLVDLGRSPTT